TTCTCAAGCTCTTTTTGAATTTCCCCCTTCACCTCTTCGCGAGTGGCACTGCGGGCCATTGACGCAATGATATAGCCGCAGATCACTGCGAGGGTGAAACGACCAACTGAGCTTTCTGTAAACCATTCAAACATAACCCTGTTCCTTAAATAAAATCGTGAACAAGGGTACTATGTATTAATTCAGTAGTAAAAGTCAACCGCAGGTCAGTAGTCCATGCCGTGCATCATTGCCATTCCTTTTTTGACTGAGTTTCGCTCATTGCAAATAATCAGGCGTTCTTTCGCTCGCGTAACTGCAACATACTCGACTCGCCGTTCTTCGTCGAACCCCCCCTGGCTATCCTGTCCCCGCAAGATCTGGTGACTGATCGATGTCAGCAGCACGACATTGTCTGCTTCAGCCCCCTTGACACTATGGACGGTCCCTACTTTAACCTGCGGTTCCGCAGTCGCTGCATACCCCCACTGATCCAGGGCTTCCATGTATTCAGAAGTTCCCTCGATGCGAGTTCTCCAGGCGTGAGTCTTGACTAATTTCACGAAGTCGGCAGTGCCCCCCCAGTCGGCTATGTGCTCCAGATCCGTGAGCATACCGGAAACATCTTTCTGCTCCCACTCCTTTTTTGTGCCGCGACTGAAATACACCTTCCCATTGCGGCTTCTGATATTCTTCAGGATCGACAGCCACTCGTCGCCGGTAATCGCCTGACCTCTCTCAAGTGCGAGCAGAGCGAGAATCGTTTTATGCCTGACCGGTGCGTTCCACTTATTATTCCCCTTTCCAGAGTTTCTCCAGGGGATATTCAATGCATCGAGCCGTTTGCCGATCCGGTTTGCCTGGAAGTTAGTGCGAGCAATCAGCAGCCAGCTTTGATCCGGTCTGACTGAACTGATCCACGAGCCGTTGAAGATGTCGTTTTCAACAGACCCGCTGTGTTCGGCGGGTTTTATCCCCCTATCCCAATAATCAGAACACCCCTTTAGAATGCCTTCGCCGAGACGGATGATCGGGGATGGGCAGCGATATGTCTGTTGCAGGATCTGTTTATTTTTAGGGAGCACATCCCAGTTCATAAAGTGCCCCGGACTGGCCCCACTCCATCCGTAGATTGCCTGAAACGGGTCCGCGACTAAGTAGACGTATTTCGACTTCTGGGAGAGCCTGCGGGCCACCGCATCACTCAGGGCACTGTTATCCTGGCACTCATCGAGAAACCAGGCGTCGACTTGCGGAACGTCCCCCCGAGGGGGTCGCTGCTCTACTCCGTCAATCCTGAACTTATAGCCCGCGTAGCTGCCAAGCAGGTCAGTGAAGTCAACTTTATTATCGAGCACTTTGTAGTGCTCGTATTTTTCAACGACGCTCCTGCAGAATGAATATGAGGGCGTCCGCTCGTCCGTACAGCTCGCACGCTGCCACGCCGCCTCGTAAGGCTCCAGCCGGTTCCTCGCGCAGTGCCAGAGCATTAAAGCAATACCGCTTTCTGTATGAGAACTGAACGGGTCAGACTCATCCTCATTGCCGATCTTTTCCCCAATCGCTTCGGCGATCCATTTTTTCGATTTCTGATCATCCGTGATTAGCGTTTCGGACCGCACATCCAGGAGCATATAACACATCGCGTGCAGAGTTTTGAAGTAGCCGTCTCGGCTCAGAACGCCGGGGTCGACATTGAATCGACTTCCGGCCCGGTCCGCAGCTTCCTTGACGGCAGCCTTCGTGAATGAGACGAAGCCAATCTTCATTGGGTCCGCACCTATATCGATCAGCTTGTCCATAACTCCGAGGAGGTAGGTCGTTTTCCCGGTTCCGGCCCCGCCGATTACTTGTGCGATTATTGGCATGAAGATTTGCTTTCTGTAGCCTTGTAGCCTTTTAGTTTTCAGAAAAGGCTACAACATAAGGTACTGTAAACAAACGACTTAACTTCCCTTGTAGCCGTAGCCTTTATTTTTTTATATTTAACCTGAAAAAACATCGTCAGAAAAGGCTACGAGGCTACAAGACTACATAAGTTGTTGCAGTGAAACGTTTTTCGCTGTCGCCTTTTCGACGAGTTGTCGCAGTATGTAGTCGACGGTTCCAAATCCGTCTTCGGATGGTGACCCATCCCGAAGGGCATCCATAACATGCAGGGACTCTGTAGTGATGACCCTGAATTTAGCTACCCTCTTCCTGTCTTCTCCGTACCTTGAGTTCTTAACCTGCACGCCGATTCGACCAAGCACGTCCGAAAGTTCTCTTTCGGACACCTTATCATCGAAGTACATGAACTCAGTGCTCGTGAGAATCTTCCTAACCTTAAAATAGATCGAGCCATCGTTCCGCTTTGTCATCACCCCGCTGGGGTCAGGGTAATCGTTCTCGTCGCTATCTTTGGCTTTCATCGCCAGCTCGTAGAGCACATCCAGAATGATATGGCTTCTCTTCTCGTCGTCCGGCGCTTCAATATAAATCTGGTCGTCCGCCAGGATCTGCGCGAAGGACGGGTTATCCTTCGAGCCTTCCCAGAACGGTGTGAGTAATTTACGATTCAAGATCATCGGCGGGTTTAACTGGGTCGCGAAGACGTTTCGCATTTTCGCGCCCGACGGGAAGTCTTCGGGTGGGATTTTTAAAAACTTATTAATAGCCTTGTATTTCCCCGTGATAAATGAGCTTGAATACAGAAGCTTCATGGGCGGCTCTGAGTTATAGTGAGCTAATACAAAGCAATTGTGGTCAGGCTCTCCTGTTTCCGGGTCCATCGGAACAAGGTGACTCAACCCTTGGTTCATATTCGACAGTGAACGTTTCTTCCGCTCTGTCGCAAGGATTTCTTCAAATGTCGTCCTTAGCTCACTGACGGACAGTGGGGGCTTATTGTAATTCTCGTTCCAAAAGCATAGTGACTCCCATCGCGATTTGACGGATACCCTACTTTCAATGTTAGGACACTCAGCCGCACACAGTAGTTTGCCTGCGTAGCTCGCTGCCGCGTTGTTTCTGCCACCTTCCGCAACACCAGATTGGATATCCTTCCAGTACTCATCCGGCTTCGCTTCGAATTCTCCACTACTGCCGATTTCGATTCCTTCGCCCATCGTATCTGCATAGAAGTTGGCGAGGAAAATATCCGGTAATTCCGCGATCGGAAAATCTTCTGGATCACAGACGAGTTGATACTGCTCGCCGGTTCGGGGGTGGATGCTAGGCGGTGCTTGCGCATACGTTCCTGCGTTCCCGCCGAGCTTGAAGTCGATGTCATGCTTTTTTCCCTGAGAGTCGGTATAAGGCCAGTGTGCCCTTCTCAGAACATCCGCAGGCAACCCATCGCACCATCGGAAAACATAGTGATTTCCGCGAGCTGTTCGCCACTTCACAGTTTCAGGAATATTTTCCGGTCCACCGAACAGGCTGATGAACTTTTCTTCACCTTCCTCGCTGTCGGTATCAATAACGATAATGCCCGACTTCGGCCCCATTAGAATGCCGATGTTCGCACGAGGC
This genomic interval from Gimesia alba contains the following:
- a CDS encoding UvrD-helicase domain-containing protein yields the protein MPIIAQVIGGAGTGKTTYLLGVMDKLIDIGADPMKIGFVSFTKAAVKEAADRAGSRFNVDPGVLSRDGYFKTLHAMCYMLLDVRSETLITDDQKSKKWIAEAIGEKIGNEDESDPFSSHTESGIALMLWHCARNRLEPYEAAWQRASCTDERTPSYSFCRSVVEKYEHYKVLDNKVDFTDLLGSYAGYKFRIDGVEQRPPRGDVPQVDAWFLDECQDNSALSDAVARRLSQKSKYVYLVADPFQAIYGWSGASPGHFMNWDVLPKNKQILQQTYRCPSPIIRLGEGILKGCSDYWDRGIKPAEHSGSVENDIFNGSWISSVRPDQSWLLIARTNFQANRIGKRLDALNIPWRNSGKGNNKWNAPVRHKTILALLALERGQAITGDEWLSILKNIRSRNGKVYFSRGTKKEWEQKDVSGMLTDLEHIADWGGTADFVKLVKTHAWRTRIEGTSEYMEALDQWGYAATAEPQVKVGTVHSVKGAEADNVVLLTSISHQILRGQDSQGGFDEERRVEYVAVTRAKERLIICNERNSVKKGMAMMHGMDY
- a CDS encoding bifunctional DNA primase/polymerase, yielding MLQAALEYALLGWKVFPVLEPPVGTQFPRPKEEAIKKPRIKEWQHKATDDPRKIAAWWGKWPRANIGILMGPKSGIIVIDTDSEEGEEKFISLFGGPENIPETVKWRTARGNHYVFRWCDGLPADVLRRAHWPYTDSQGKKHDIDFKLGGNAGTYAQAPPSIHPRTGEQYQLVCDPEDFPIAELPDIFLANFYADTMGEGIEIGSSGEFEAKPDEYWKDIQSGVAEGGRNNAAASYAGKLLCAAECPNIESRVSVKSRWESLCFWNENYNKPPLSVSELRTTFEEILATERKKRSLSNMNQGLSHLVPMDPETGEPDHNCFVLAHYNSEPPMKLLYSSSFITGKYKAINKFLKIPPEDFPSGAKMRNVFATQLNPPMILNRKLLTPFWEGSKDNPSFAQILADDQIYIEAPDDEKRSHIILDVLYELAMKAKDSDENDYPDPSGVMTKRNDGSIYFKVRKILTSTEFMYFDDKVSERELSDVLGRIGVQVKNSRYGEDRKRVAKFRVITTESLHVMDALRDGSPSEDGFGTVDYILRQLVEKATAKNVSLQQLM